Sequence from the Clostridia bacterium genome:
GTTGTCACGGCTTCCCCTTTTCCCAGCTTGTAGATTTGATACTGAGTCAACTGCGCCTTCTCTTTGAGATCTTTCTTTTTCAAGTTTCGATCCAAAAGAATATGCCACAGTTTCTTATAGCTTGTAGCCATTCCGATTCCTCCGATATACATTTAAATCTAATTATTCTTTATTATATAGCGAGAA
This genomic interval carries:
- a CDS encoding helix-turn-helix transcriptional regulator; the protein is MATSYKKLWHILLDRNLKKKDLKEKAQLTQYQIYKLGKGEAVTTDVIGKICNALGVKADDIMEFIPDEKRV